The Candidatus Eisenbacteria bacterium genome has a window encoding:
- a CDS encoding sugar transferase, with protein MPAIESLIGLEARRDGFYLRRGKRMLDVAASAVALILCIPVYLAIAIAVKLDSRGPVFYTSTRLGFKGKPFLFYKIRSMYEGAHESRKKLLHLNEVDGPVFKLSNDPRVTRVGAFLRKTSLDELPQLFNVLRGDMSLVGPRPPIPEEVEMYEPWERRRLDVKPGLTCLWQISGRSTLGFKEWMRLDIEYIRNQSFWTDIRLLIRTIPAVLSRRGAY; from the coding sequence ATGCCGGCCATTGAATCGCTGATTGGTTTGGAGGCACGCCGGGATGGATTCTATCTGAGGCGTGGAAAGAGGATGCTGGATGTTGCGGCGAGTGCCGTAGCCCTAATCCTTTGTATTCCTGTTTACCTGGCAATAGCAATTGCCGTGAAGCTGGATTCGCGTGGACCTGTGTTCTACACGTCGACGCGGCTCGGCTTCAAAGGAAAACCTTTCCTGTTTTACAAGATTCGCTCCATGTACGAAGGCGCCCACGAATCACGGAAGAAACTGCTTCACCTGAATGAGGTCGATGGTCCCGTCTTCAAACTCTCCAATGACCCCCGCGTCACCAGAGTCGGAGCATTCCTGAGGAAGACAAGCCTTGATGAACTCCCTCAGCTCTTCAACGTTCTGAGGGGAGACATGAGCCTGGTCGGTCCGCGGCCCCCGATTCCTGAAGAAGTCGAAATGTACGAACCCTGGGAAAGAAGACGGCTGGATGTAAAACCAGGCCTGACCTGTCTCTGGCAGATAAGCGGAAGGAGCACCCTTGGTTTCAAGGAATGGATGAGGCTCGACATCGAGTACATAAGAAACCAATCCTTCTGGACTGACATACGGCTTCTCATCAGAACTATTCCCGCTGTCCTCTCAAGACGCGGGGCCTATTAG